A part of Methanobacteriaceae archaeon genomic DNA contains:
- the gatE gene encoding Glu-tRNA(Gln) amidotransferase subunit GatE, translating to MDYEKLGLKMGLEIHQQLNSEHKLFCPCKTELVDDDFDEIVQRKLRPTQSELGEIDRAALQESLRGMNFKYENFAKHTCLVENDDEPPHSLNEEALDICITIACLMNMHVVDEFHTMRKQVIDGSNTGGFQRTGMVATDGYLETPYGKVVIESLGLEEDAARRIETKDGFTEFRLDRLGIPLAEVTTDPSMHHPDQVREVAYMLGQILRSTNVKRGLGTIRQDLNISIAEGARVEIKGVQDLDLMAEIVNREIQRQLALIDIKKQLKERNAEVLDEIHDLDELFEDTESKILKSAETIKAVVLKGYDGLIGVEVQPGRRFGTEIASYAKKRGVSGIFHSDELPAYGITQEEVDKVADYLNIGEEDAFIIVAHDEDIAVSALEEVKRRAALGLDGVVEETRKALEDGNTEYMRPLPTANRMYLETDIPLFKITSDRVEPIANNLPELPDVKQARIIEEYSLSEDLAAQLVRRQEADMFEAILADVDVDSTPVASLLAYDLREIKREGHDINVLTLDHFKGIFTLLAEGKIAKDSVRKLAVETIKAPESEVAEIAEKNNLTMLSEEDVVKIISEIVAKNEGMVKERQMGAMGPLMGICMKQLKGKADGGMVNKTVREEIQKLI from the coding sequence ATGGATTACGAAAAATTAGGATTAAAAATGGGACTTGAAATTCACCAACAATTGAACAGTGAACACAAATTATTCTGTCCTTGTAAAACAGAGCTTGTTGATGATGACTTTGATGAAATAGTTCAAAGGAAATTAAGACCAACCCAATCAGAGCTTGGAGAAATCGACAGAGCTGCACTTCAGGAATCTTTAAGAGGAATGAACTTCAAATACGAAAACTTCGCAAAACACACCTGTCTTGTTGAAAACGATGACGAGCCACCTCACAGCTTAAACGAGGAAGCACTTGACATCTGTATTACAATTGCATGCTTAATGAATATGCATGTTGTTGACGAGTTCCATACAATGAGAAAACAGGTTATTGACGGAAGTAACACCGGTGGGTTCCAGAGAACCGGTATGGTTGCAACCGACGGATACCTTGAAACCCCATACGGAAAAGTTGTAATCGAAAGTTTAGGTCTTGAAGAGGATGCTGCAAGAAGAATTGAAACCAAAGACGGTTTTACCGAGTTCAGATTGGACAGACTTGGAATACCTCTTGCTGAAGTAACCACTGACCCTTCAATGCACCACCCGGATCAGGTACGTGAAGTTGCATACATGCTCGGTCAAATCTTGAGAAGTACCAACGTTAAAAGAGGACTCGGTACAATCAGACAGGACTTGAACATTTCCATTGCAGAAGGAGCACGTGTGGAAATCAAAGGTGTACAGGACTTGGACTTGATGGCTGAAATCGTAAACCGTGAAATCCAAAGACAGCTTGCTTTAATTGACATTAAAAAACAGCTTAAAGAAAGAAATGCTGAAGTATTGGATGAAATCCACGATTTAGATGAACTCTTTGAAGATACTGAATCCAAAATCTTGAAATCAGCTGAAACCATCAAAGCAGTAGTTTTAAAAGGCTACGACGGATTGATTGGTGTTGAAGTACAGCCTGGAAGAAGATTCGGAACTGAAATTGCAAGCTATGCTAAAAAACGTGGAGTATCAGGTATTTTCCACTCCGATGAATTGCCTGCATACGGAATCACACAGGAAGAAGTTGACAAAGTAGCTGATTACTTAAACATCGGCGAAGAAGACGCATTCATTATTGTAGCTCACGATGAAGACATTGCAGTTTCCGCTTTAGAGGAAGTAAAAAGAAGAGCAGCACTCGGTTTAGATGGAGTAGTTGAAGAAACCCGTAAGGCATTAGAAGACGGTAACACCGAATACATGAGACCTCTTCCAACCGCTAACAGAATGTATCTTGAAACAGACATTCCATTATTCAAAATTACATCTGACAGAGTTGAACCCATTGCAAACAACTTACCTGAACTTCCTGATGTAAAACAGGCAAGAATCATTGAAGAATACAGCTTAAGTGAAGACCTTGCTGCACAACTTGTCAGAAGACAGGAAGCAGACATGTTTGAAGCTATTTTGGCAGATGTTGATGTGGACTCAACTCCTGTAGCATCACTTCTTGCATATGACCTTCGTGAGATCAAAAGGGAAGGCCATGACATTAATGTTTTAACCTTAGACCATTTCAAAGGAATCTTTACTCTCCTAGCAGAAGGTAAAATTGCAAAAGACAGCGTACGTAAACTTGCCGTTGAAACCATAAAAGCACCTGAAAGCGAAGTAGCTGAAATTGCTGAGAAAAACAACTTGACCATGCTCAGCGAAGAGGACGTCGTTAAAATCATTTCAGAAATCGTTGCTAAAAACGAAGGAATGGTAAAAGAACGTCAAATGGGAGCTATGGGTCCTTTAATGGGTATATGTATGAAACAGCTCAAAGGAAAAGCAGACGGTGGTATGGTCAACAAGACCGTACGTGAAGAAATTCAAAAATTAATTTAG
- a CDS encoding nucleoside-triphosphatase: protein MNIFLTGNVQVGKSTILNRFISNHSDLKIGGFKTLTNFDENLGIYRGVYIVPATKFEVDYSKHSHVGTRTHKRDAYPENFDLRGVEILNSPGDYDLILMDEIGFMETRALKFNRRVLEIPDSAVPVIGVVKPMMKGLPLDVKNHPDTTVLEVTVENREYVYLEFCELMENEVLG from the coding sequence ATGAATATATTTTTAACAGGAAATGTGCAAGTTGGAAAAAGTACTATCCTGAACAGGTTTATTTCCAATCATTCGGATTTGAAGATTGGCGGTTTCAAGACCTTGACTAATTTTGATGAAAACCTTGGTATTTATAGAGGAGTATATATAGTGCCAGCCACTAAATTTGAAGTTGATTATAGTAAACATAGTCACGTTGGAACTAGGACTCATAAAAGAGATGCTTATCCTGAAAACTTTGATTTAAGAGGGGTCGAGATACTAAATTCACCTGGAGATTATGATCTCATACTGATGGATGAAATCGGATTTATGGAAACACGTGCCCTGAAGTTCAACAGACGTGTTTTGGAAATTCCTGACAGTGCCGTGCCCGTGATTGGAGTTGTAAAACCAATGATGAAAGGACTTCCATTGGATGTGAAAAATCATCCGGATACAACAGTTCTTGAAGTGACTGTGGAAAACAGGGAATATGTTTATCTTGAATTTTGTGAACTTATGGAGAATGAAGTTTTAGGTTGA
- a CDS encoding restriction endonuclease subunit S has translation MSLEWNDVVLKDVLSEKGYIRGPFGSALKRTEMKSEGIPVYEQQNAIYDNRIFRYFIDEEKYQSLKRFTTYPDDLIISCSGTVGKVSIIKDDDPKGIISQALLTLRVNKDLILPEFLKYFFCSYEGYNSLVSRSTGSVQVNISKRAVIEEIPLKLPPLDIQQKIVYYLSLIDKKIETNEEINKNFK, from the coding sequence TTGAGTTTAGAATGGAATGATGTTGTTCTTAAGGATGTTTTATCAGAGAAAGGATATATTAGAGGGCCTTTTGGTTCCGCATTAAAAAGAACTGAAATGAAATCTGAAGGAATTCCAGTTTATGAACAGCAAAATGCAATATATGATAATCGAATTTTTAGATATTTTATTGATGAAGAAAAATACCAATCATTAAAACGATTTACAACTTATCCTGATGATTTGATAATTAGCTGTTCTGGTACTGTTGGTAAAGTTTCAATAATCAAAGATGATGATCCAAAAGGAATTATAAGTCAAGCTTTATTGACTTTAAGAGTTAATAAAGATTTAATTCTTCCAGAATTTTTAAAGTACTTTTTCTGTTCATATGAAGGGTATAATTCATTAGTATCCCGTTCTACTGGCTCTGTCCAAGTTAATATATCAAAAAGAGCAGTCATCGAAGAAATTCCTTTAAAACTACCTCCATTGGATATACAACAAAAAATAGTTTATTACTTGAGTTTAATTGATAAAAAAATCGAAACAAATGAGGAAATAAATAAAAATTTTAAATGA
- a CDS encoding peptide transporter, with amino-acid sequence MNEWHIGDPVDWGDGWMDAQNWGHGHDDEKEHHKGIEVDLTTRKINEYSKKAWNHYMEFQEEEALHYINLALDLNDRHANNWNRKAIILEGMKRYAESEKCYNKSLELSPQKLVYENKARMLLSWSHQLLEESKELPNGLNKLKEAENKIIKAMNALPGDSEEDINKYLRMRDSINFYIDYENKFQRNHETLKGYDKFELFTITGRKFYRNNITLTSGMPLKLVKEPDNEFDKDAIAVYAKNEKIGYVANKDYTKYELTSSASELQDKIEDIAQGSYLLYLDRYADIQFHIGRIVK; translated from the coding sequence ATGAATGAATGGCATATAGGAGATCCAGTAGATTGGGGAGACGGTTGGATGGATGCCCAGAACTGGGGTCACGGTCACGATGATGAGAAAGAGCATCACAAGGGTATTGAAGTTGATTTAACAACTCGCAAGATAAATGAATACTCAAAAAAAGCTTGGAATCATTATATGGAGTTCCAAGAGGAAGAAGCACTTCACTATATTAACTTAGCATTGGATTTAAATGACAGACATGCAAACAACTGGAACAGAAAAGCAATTATTCTTGAAGGCATGAAAAGATATGCCGAATCTGAAAAATGCTATAACAAATCACTCGAATTATCTCCACAGAAGTTGGTTTATGAAAACAAAGCCAGAATGCTATTGAGTTGGTCACATCAATTACTTGAAGAGTCAAAAGAATTACCAAACGGATTAAATAAACTGAAAGAAGCAGAAAATAAAATCATAAAGGCAATGAATGCTCTTCCTGGAGATAGTGAGGAAGATATCAATAAATATCTTAGAATGAGAGACAGTATTAATTTTTATATAGATTATGAAAATAAATTCCAACGAAATCATGAAACTTTGAAAGGATATGATAAATTTGAACTGTTTACAATAACAGGAAGGAAGTTTTATAGAAATAATATAACTCTTACTTCAGGCATGCCTTTAAAACTCGTTAAGGAACCCGATAATGAATTTGATAAGGATGCAATTGCAGTATATGCTAAAAATGAAAAGATAGGTTATGTAGCAAATAAAGATTATACAAAATATGAATTAACCTCATCAGCATCTGAACTGCAAGATAAAATTGAAGATATTGCTCAAGGAAGCTATTTATTATATTTGGATAGATATGCAGATATACAATTCCATATTGGGAGAATAGTCAAATAA
- the trxB gene encoding thioredoxin-disulfide reductase, with product MNQYDIIIIGAGPGGLTAGIYAGRQGTRNLILDKDMAGGLGREVPAMENYPGYDMISGLELVEKMKEQAIKNCELKEMECVEEITKEDGEYRFTVKTSKETYQSKTIILATGSSHRQLGAKGEEEFRGKGVSYCATCDGFFFAGRDIVMVGGGNSALQEALYLKNLGANVTLIHRRDEFKAQKHLQDKIKENEIKTIMNATVEEIKGNMLVESVVLKDTKTGKLSELPTNGVFVSVGYIPHTDLAYQLNVKLDESGHIITDKAQKTNVDYVYAVGDVCVGLKQWVVACGEGAVAATSAFEDIQ from the coding sequence ATGAATCAATATGATATTATTATTATCGGAGCCGGACCTGGCGGATTGACCGCTGGAATTTATGCAGGCCGTCAGGGAACTAGAAATTTAATTTTGGACAAGGACATGGCAGGAGGCCTGGGCCGTGAGGTTCCTGCAATGGAAAACTATCCAGGATATGACATGATTTCAGGTCTTGAACTTGTAGAAAAGATGAAGGAACAGGCCATAAAGAACTGTGAGTTAAAGGAAATGGAATGCGTTGAGGAAATCACAAAGGAAGATGGTGAATACAGATTCACAGTTAAGACCAGCAAGGAAACATACCAATCCAAAACAATAATTCTTGCAACCGGAAGCTCACACAGACAGTTAGGTGCAAAAGGAGAAGAAGAATTTAGAGGAAAAGGAGTTAGCTACTGCGCTACCTGCGACGGATTTTTCTTTGCCGGACGTGACATTGTAATGGTGGGTGGAGGAAACAGTGCACTTCAGGAAGCATTATACCTCAAAAACCTTGGAGCAAACGTTACCCTTATTCACAGAAGGGATGAATTCAAGGCTCAAAAGCACTTACAGGACAAAATAAAAGAAAATGAAATAAAAACAATAATGAACGCAACCGTTGAAGAGATAAAAGGAAACATGCTTGTGGAGTCTGTTGTATTAAAAGACACAAAAACAGGAAAATTGAGTGAACTTCCAACTAATGGAGTGTTCGTAAGCGTAGGATACATTCCGCATACTGATTTGGCATATCAGCTAAACGTGAAACTGGATGAATCAGGACATATCATAACTGACAAAGCTCAAAAAACTAACGTTGACTATGTATATGCCGTTGGTGATGTCTGTGTTGGCTTAAAACAGTGGGTTGTAGCTTGTGGGGAAGGTGCAGTCGCTGCAACTTCCGCATTTGAAGATATTCAGTAA
- a CDS encoding GMP synthase subunit A, producing MTILVINNKGQYNHRIARSLQYLKIPAKLVSNELSLEEIEAENPIGLILGGGPSIEGAGLSEEYIKHFDIPILGICLGHQLIAKAYGGEVSTSETESYAQVKIDIKNDENLFEGLAPEIDVWSSHKDEVKTVPEEFEVLASSNLCDVESFKHKDKDVYGIQFHPEVHHTPKGEVIFNNFYKICKDRCEND from the coding sequence ATGACAATTTTAGTAATTAATAACAAAGGCCAATATAATCACAGAATCGCTAGAAGTTTACAATACTTAAAAATTCCAGCTAAACTAGTTTCAAACGAATTATCCCTTGAGGAAATTGAAGCTGAAAATCCTATCGGATTAATTTTAGGTGGAGGACCATCAATTGAAGGTGCAGGTTTAAGTGAAGAGTACATCAAACACTTTGACATTCCAATACTCGGAATCTGTCTTGGCCATCAGTTAATTGCTAAAGCATATGGTGGAGAAGTAAGCACTTCTGAAACTGAAAGTTATGCTCAAGTTAAAATAGACATTAAAAATGATGAAAACTTATTTGAAGGTCTAGCTCCTGAAATCGATGTTTGGTCATCCCACAAGGATGAAGTTAAAACAGTTCCTGAAGAATTCGAAGTCTTGGCTAGTTCCAACTTATGCGATGTTGAATCATTTAAACATAAAGATAAAGATGTATATGGAATACAGTTCCACCCTGAAGTACATCACACTCCAAAAGGAGAAGTAATTTTTAATAATTTTTATAAAATCTGTAAAGATAGGTGCGAAAATGATTGA
- the guaA gene encoding glutamine-hydrolyzing GMP synthase → MLSPKEFIEESIQKIKDQIGDEKAIIALSGGVDSSVCSVLVQEAIGDNLTAVFVDHGLLREGEVEQVTNTFKDRLNFKFVDASDEFMDALAGVEDPEEKRKIIGKVFIDVFEREAIKSGAKFLVQGTIAPDWIETKGEIKSHHNLALPSGMELELCEPIRDLYKDEVREIGDELDLPATTVYRQPFPGPGLGVRVVGALTRENVEICRKANKIVCDEIEAAGIDKEVWQYFAVLTNTKVTGVKGDQRDFGYLVVVRVVNSIDAMTASVAELPWEVVQTISKRITSEISEVTHVALSVSDKPPATIEFC, encoded by the coding sequence ATGTTAAGCCCAAAAGAATTTATCGAAGAATCCATTCAAAAAATCAAAGATCAAATTGGTGACGAAAAAGCGATCATTGCATTGTCCGGTGGAGTAGACAGTTCAGTATGTTCTGTTCTCGTACAGGAAGCAATTGGTGACAACTTAACTGCTGTTTTTGTTGACCACGGTCTTTTAAGAGAAGGAGAAGTTGAACAAGTAACCAACACTTTCAAAGACAGATTAAACTTTAAATTTGTTGATGCTTCCGATGAATTTATGGATGCTCTTGCAGGAGTTGAAGATCCTGAAGAAAAAAGAAAAATTATCGGAAAAGTATTCATTGATGTATTTGAAAGAGAAGCAATTAAATCTGGTGCTAAATTCTTAGTACAAGGAACCATTGCTCCAGATTGGATTGAAACTAAAGGTGAAATCAAATCTCACCACAACTTAGCTCTTCCAAGCGGAATGGAATTAGAATTATGTGAACCAATCCGTGACTTATACAAAGACGAAGTAAGAGAAATCGGTGATGAACTCGATTTACCTGCAACTACCGTTTACAGACAACCTTTCCCAGGACCTGGTCTTGGTGTGCGTGTTGTTGGAGCACTTACCCGTGAAAATGTTGAAATCTGTAGAAAAGCAAACAAAATTGTTTGTGATGAAATTGAAGCTGCAGGAATCGATAAAGAAGTATGGCAATACTTTGCAGTATTAACCAATACCAAAGTTACTGGTGTAAAAGGTGACCAAAGAGACTTTGGATACTTAGTTGTTGTTAGAGTAGTTAACTCTATTGATGCAATGACCGCATCTGTTGCTGAACTTCCATGGGAAGTTGTACAAACTATATCCAAAAGAATTACCTCAGAAATTTCTGAAGTTACCCACGTCGCTTTATCTGTAAGTGACAAACCACCTGCAACCATCGAATTCTGTTAA
- a CDS encoding Nre family DNA repair protein, whose translation MKTTKNAYLAKLTEQIQMKSVKVGKNLEGTTPPSVFIGRWSYPKVYAGPMMSSQMGDTSIMDTPEEWIGQNKTQEEIINYRMNLVRGKQLIKVDDLENPFIEKLQDISLASKSIDSEATFGRRPTGSLLTEDSMPHGPSAVIEKFDIDAVKWDRQLEKTFYDTDLKSAEAIVNLHNKDVPFTAMQKAFSVGAIGTKKRRRLVPTRWSITACDSTLADEFLKEVRKFEILDTYRVFEFGALNNYYVIILTPTEWQYEWYEAFIKLMRNEELIFSDYETNGGKKEYSIVGGCYYTAKMAVLDYLMQIKKQSGLLILREAYDGYVPLGVFNVRENIKEAMQRPYIEFETLEDCLEYAGTKLRIPINKYVKQGTLMNEMLHTKQTTLDMYFKSG comes from the coding sequence ATGAAAACCACAAAAAATGCTTATCTTGCCAAATTAACAGAACAAATCCAAATGAAATCTGTTAAAGTTGGAAAAAATCTTGAAGGAACAACCCCCCCATCAGTATTTATTGGAAGATGGTCCTATCCTAAAGTTTATGCCGGACCTATGATGAGTTCTCAAATGGGAGATACATCAATTATGGACACTCCTGAAGAATGGATTGGTCAAAATAAAACCCAGGAAGAGATTATCAACTACAGAATGAATCTTGTAAGAGGAAAACAACTAATAAAAGTTGATGATTTGGAAAATCCATTTATTGAAAAGCTTCAGGATATTTCTCTTGCATCAAAATCAATTGACAGTGAAGCAACATTTGGAAGAAGACCAACAGGGTCTTTACTTACCGAAGACAGTATGCCTCACGGACCAAGTGCAGTTATTGAAAAGTTTGATATTGATGCAGTTAAATGGGACAGACAATTAGAAAAAACATTTTATGATACTGATTTAAAATCCGCAGAAGCTATTGTAAACCTTCACAATAAAGACGTTCCATTTACAGCAATGCAAAAAGCATTTTCAGTAGGTGCTATTGGAACTAAAAAAAGAAGAAGACTTGTTCCAACACGCTGGTCTATTACAGCATGTGATTCAACTCTTGCAGATGAATTTTTAAAAGAAGTTAGAAAATTCGAAATACTGGATACATACAGAGTTTTCGAATTTGGAGCTTTAAATAATTATTATGTAATCATATTAACTCCAACAGAATGGCAATATGAATGGTATGAAGCATTTATCAAATTAATGAGAAATGAAGAGTTAATCTTTTCTGATTATGAAACAAATGGTGGTAAAAAAGAATATTCCATTGTTGGAGGATGTTATTATACTGCAAAAATGGCAGTTTTAGATTATTTAATGCAAATTAAAAAGCAATCTGGACTTTTAATTTTAAGAGAAGCATATGATGGATATGTTCCTTTAGGTGTTTTTAATGTACGTGAAAACATTAAAGAAGCAATGCAAAGACCATATATAGAATTTGAAACCTTAGAAGACTGTTTGGAATATGCAGGAACTAAACTTAGAATACCTATAAACAAATATGTAAAACAGGGAACATTAATGAATGAAATGCTTCACACAAAACAAACAACATTAGATATGTATTTTAAAAGTGGATAA